The genomic window CAGGCTTTTCAAGTCCGTATTCATTAACAACTTCTTCGGCACTTAATCCTTCAGCGTAGTCTTCCACTGCATTTTCAATATCTTCTTCGAATTTTTCCTCATTAAGTCTATGGGTATCAGCTAGGTGCCCGGGCACCTCATTGTATATTTCAGCTGCTTCCGTACGAGTTAGCCCATACTCTTCAGCTTTCTGATGAAGAAGCTGTGTCATGCTGTTGTCGGGGTCGCTGTGTGTCCTCGTACGGTTCATCGGTATAATGATTTCTTCTCCTGATTTGTAGGAATTAGGCGATATAAACTCTCCATCCTCTGCTTCTTCAAATGTTGGCCAATGCTCGGTCATACAGCAAAATATTTATTTTATGCTTATCAATACCGCCGTTCTAAGATCAAATTTTAGAATCTCTTTCTGAATCAGTTAATGACAGTGGCCTTTGATTTTCCAATCTTGCAGACACTAAAACTTCATGTTATTCCCAAATTATCTGCCTACTTACCAATCGTCTTTCGTAGAACAATCCGGATCTATACACATTTCATAGTTGTTTCCACTCTTTCTAGAGACATGAATCTTTGGAGTGCCACATTCATCGCAAATTTCTCCCTGTGAAGTAACCTCACCGTTGTTAGGCAGCGGATAGGTGTTTTCACAGTCGTCGTATTCTGTGCATCCTACGAACCGGCCGTTGTCTGTTCTTATTATTTGTAGTGTTCCATCACAGTCGTCTCTGTCACACGGACCGAGTTTTCTCTTTTGGTCGCGATATTTATCGATAGCTCTAACCAGTTTGGCGCCGATTTCCTTCTCCTGTTCTTTAAAGTTGCGTAGAGTCTCACCAAGCTCGTCCCTAGCTCTCTCTAACGCCTCTTCCTTACTCTCCTCCTGATTCTTTATAGACTCCATTCTTTCCTCAAACTCTCTAGTAAGTTCCTCGGAGACGATTTCCGGACTGTACTCTTCCAATGTTTCAGCGATTGTTAGACCTAGATCGGTTACTACGATTGGATCGTCTTTGATGAACTCTCTGTCGTATAAACGGTCTACGACCTGTGCACGAGTGGCTTTTGTTCCAAGATTTCTTTTTTCCAGCTCTGAAACGATAGAAGTCTGAGAAAATCTTCTTGGTGGCTGAGTCTCTTTCTCAGCCTGTTCAAATTCGTCTACCGGCAGTTTTTCTCCTTCTTCTAACTCTGGTAGCTCTGCTTCTTCTACTTTGACGTATGGATCGTATAGGTCAAACCAGTTCCGCTTCTTTGTAACCTTGGACTTGGCGTTGAATGTGTATCCGTTTACTTCCAGCGTCATCGTCAATGACTGTCTTTTAGCTGGTTTTCCGAACACTGCGAAGAAACGCTTGACGATCAAGTCGTAGACCTTTCTCTCATTCTTTGAAAGATTACCGGGATTCTGTCCTGTAGGATAGATAGCAGGGTGAGCATCATCCTCTTTCTTACCTTGCTTAGTATACAGGTTATCGCTTTTATCCTTCTTCAAGACCTTTTTTGCCTTCTCAGTGTAGTTTTCCTGGTTCTTCAACTTGTTCAAGATATTTTTGTAGCCAATTTTCGGTGGAAGTTTCTGAGACTCAGTTCTTGGATAGGAAATCAATGAGTCTTCATAGAGATCCTGTGCAATGCTCTGTGTGGTTTTAGGGTTGATGTTGAACTGGCTTGAAGCCTCTTTCTGCAAGCCTGTCAGGTTGAAAGGTACAGGAGGCTTGTGACTGTAATTATTGATTTTGATGTTTGAGACTTCAGCTTCATCTTCGCCCTCAATTTCCGAAAATATTCCATCCGCTACTTCCTCCTCCCAGATTCTCTCATCTCCATCATCATGGAACTTCGCCCGAAATTCGGAGTTGTGAAGGAAAATCTCCCAGTAAGGATCAGGTTCAAACTCCTGAATCTCCCTTTCACGCTCAGCAAGGAAGTTCAAGGCTGGTCCCTGCACACGGCCTGTTGAGAGAGTTTTGTAACGATCATTTTCCCTAACTGCCTGCATCAGGGCACGGGAAACATTGATACCGTAGTAGAAATCGAGTATGTGTCGAGTTAAACCCGCTTCTGTCATACCCTTGTCGAAGTCTTCCAAGTTGTCGAAAGCCTCTTCCAAATCGCTTGGAGTCAAGGTAGAAAACTTCATACGCCTGATACGAGACTCATCCGTAGTACCAAGCTCCTTGATAACTCTATCTCCGATGACTGACCCTTCAAGATCGAAGTCGCATGCGTTGATATATTCATCTGCTTTCTCACATTGGTCACGGAGGTTTCTGTAGTATTTTTTCATGTAATCCGCAGAATCACTGGTTTCAAAGGTTGGAGCCCAGTCTACTTCGAAAACAGGATAGTCCCAGCCCTCACTGGTCTGCTCTAAGTTGAAGATGTGTCCTACGGCAGGTGCGATTATAATTTTCTCGTCATCAGTCTCAACGATGTAGTTCTTGACGCCGTGGTTCTCCTCAATACTGTAGTTCCCTAATGCCTGAGCCAGCTTAGAAGCAACATTCGGCTTCTCACCAACCATCACTGTAGTCTGCATATGGCACTACATTGTGGCCTAGACTTAAATTAGAGATAGTCTCTGAAATGGGTTTATAAAACTAAAATCTAGATGTTAGGATGCGGTAACAATAGGTGAAAAAATGGTAAGATTTGGCTTTGAAGATGGAAAGGAAACGGACAACGATCAGATAAAAAAATTACTAGAAGAAAGAGGGGCGGATGGCTTCCAATCTACGGTTATATCTACTCTGGATGCAGAGATAACGGTTTATGATGAATCCAGTAGCTATGCTGTAAGTATTGATGGAGATGATTATGATACATTTAGTGAAGCCATTGATGATCACTATGATGGTAGAGAAGCTGAAGAAGTAGCTGGAGTAACAAGAGATAGAAGACCCGGAGATCCAATGACTGATGGAGGAACTACTGTATACGATGATGAGACTGGGGAAGACAGGCTTTATGATGTTCCTGAGCTCTCAGAAGATGCACAAAGAATTTTGGATAGTATGACACAAGAAGAATAAAAAATGTAAATTTTCTTTCTCTCTATCTTGATCCTCCTATTAGGGATGCTGCGACTATGATTGCTGCTGAAAGTACTACGAAGTCGCCTCCTGCTGTTACTCCTGCTAGGTCTGCTCCTGCTACCACGATGAATGTGGTTATGAAGAAGGAGATTATTCCCAGGATTATCAGTACTACAAAGGCAACTACGCTTTCAACCATGTCCGACAGTGCATCCATTGCACCCATTTGATTCTGCACCTCCAATTAAACATTGGGTTTTCAGGTCTTTAATCTATTTCCAAGTATTCTCTTCCGCCCATGTAGCTTTGCAGTGCTTCTGGAATTTTGATTCCTTTTTCTGTCTGGTTGTTTTCCATTATAGCAGTAATGATTCGTGGGTTTGCTAGTGCGGTGGCATAGACGGTGTACGGTGTTTTCCGGTCTCCGTCTTCGAAGAACTGCGTGCCAAGCTTGTTAGCCTGGTAGTCTATGCAGCTTCCGTAGCTGCCGACTTCTCCGTATTCTCCTAGTGGAGGACGCCAGACTTCTATATCGTACTGTTTGAATGTTTTGTCGCCTATATCTCCGTCGCAGATATCTACTACTCTGTAAGGTAGTCCTAGTTCCTGCATGATTTCTTCTGCGTTTTCCAGCATCCATTCTAGGTGTTCTATGTGGTTATCTGGATGAGTGAACATGAACTGTTCGACTTTCTCGAACTGGTGTACTCTCCAGAGTCCTCTGGTCTGTTTGCCGTGTTTTCCGGCTTCTCTTCGGAAGTTGGTTGAGAATCCTCCGAGTTTGAGAGGTAGTTCGCCTTCTCCGATAACTTCATCTTTCTTCATCACTGCTAAAGCGTGTTCTGCTGTTGCGATCAGGTATCGACCATTCTCGTTGACTTGGTAAAGCTGGTCTTCGAATGCCTCCATGTCGACAGCGGCACTTATGGCATCTCCTTCCAGCATATAAGGTGTTTGATGTGTCTCGAAGCCTTTTTCCTTAATGAAGTCAAGCGCAAAACTGGTTAATGCCTGGTTGAGCTGTACTAGTTCTGTTGTGAGGTAATAGGCTCTTTCCCCTCCTACTTCAGCCGCTTTTTCGCTGAGCAAGAGATTGTTTCTTTCTATTATATCTGCTGCAAGCTCTGATTCATCAGCCTTACCTTCTTCAGGCTCCCAGGTCCTAAGCTCTGGATTATCTTCCTCTCCGTCTCCTTCAGGAACTGATTCGCCAAGAAGGTTAGCGATCTCATATCTTAAACTGTCTCTTTCTTCCTTTACTTCGTCGACTCTGTCTTCAAGCTCTTGTATTTTCTGTTTGACTTCCTGCATCCGTTCTATCTTTTCTTCAGCATCTTCTCCGTTCTGTTTCGCCGCAGCTATTTCATCTCCAACAGTGTTTCTCTCCTGCTGAAGGCTTTCAAGTTCCTGCAGTTTTTCACGCCATTCTTCGTCCAGTTCGATTACTTCTTCGACTTTTCCTGGTTCTTTCCCTCTGCGTCGCTGTGAATCCTTGATTCTCTCAGGATTCTCACGGAAGACTTCGATGCTGATCATAAGAATTCACTTGTGAAGAAAATTTTATCTAGAACAGGTTTTAACTCAATGTTCAAAACTTTGTGTAGACGCGTATCCACCTTTCATCGGTAATCCAATATTACCTATCCAAAGTTAAGTAATCTGTCCATAGGAGTGGAGTCATAAAGAAGCATCCCTAAAACTTGAGTATGAAAGAAGTCGCTGGATACGAGTTTGACGAAACACATCCCACTGAGCTAAAAGAAGAAGTAGTAACTGAAAAAGAATTCGACAAGATCAAAGAAGCAATGGACCTCGACGACCTAATCCGCTTCGGCAAAAGACCATTCGACGCACCACCAGGCAAAGTAAGAATCTGGGTAGAAGAAGACGAACCAGAAGAAGAGGAATAAAATCGAAACTTTTCCTCTGTACTTTTCTATGTCCGGTAATCCTTCATTCAAAACCTGTTTGCGCCTTTAACTTGATTATTCTGAGCTATTGCCATTAATTTTTGCCATTAACTGGGTTAGTACTTGGCTTTGCGTAACAGGAGGTTTCTCTTGTTCTTGATTCTCCAAAGGATTTTCATGAATTCTATCCATGGCGTCTTTCACAAATTCTCCTGCTTTCTCATCGGGTAGATCTTCTTTCAGTACTTCTCTATAGGCCATCATAGAAAGGGCAATGTTAGACTTAAACTCGTATTCTTGCATAATTTTCTTTTGTTTAGAGTGGTTGGAAACAGAAAACCACACAGCTACAGATACCGGTATTAAAAGCGCTATCTTTGCTATAAAAATAGTTCCTGTAGCCATTGAATCAATCTGGTTATATAGATGCCAGGAGAAGACTATCAAAGCTGATATAGACAGAATGGATGCGCCGAGCCATGTGAAAACTGATATTCTCAAGTCCTTTTTCCTTTCGTTGAATATTGATCCTATCTCTTCGCTTGCCTGACCCTCTACTAAATTACTGCTGGTCTCAAGTAATCGATTTGCCTTTTTCTCGAGTTCGTCTATATCTTCTTTCTTCCTTTCTATTTCTCTAATCTTTTCGGAAACTCTCTTTTCCTTTGTTGATAGTACTTGCAGTAGGCTGTCAATGCTCTCATCATAGTCTTCTTCGTCATTTAATGTTTGATAAATTGCTTTTTCAAGCCGGATACCAGCTTGATTTAGCTCGAACATGTTTTTCTTTGTTACATTCTGTTTAAGTTTGGCGACAGCATGATTTATTCCAGCAAGAGATTGCTGAATTTCATCATATTGACCAATTTCTTCTATTTTGCCTGTGTCTACCCAATTTTTTACCCTATCTAGATCCTCTTTTATTTTACTTAGTTCTTGGTCTTCTATTCTATCCTTTCTCTCTTCCAAGAAAACATCAGAGTCTTCGATGTTGGCTTTAGCATCCTCCCAGTTAGAGTAGATTTCGGTTATTTGTTCAGGAGGTTCTGCCATGGTATCACTTACTCCAATTTTTCATACTTAATTTATTCAGTATTTTGTTAACTTATCCGCTAATATTCTAATTGCCGCTTTCTCCTACCTACTCTAGTTTATTGTTTAATCAAATTTCCCTCTGGAAATAGGTTGAAAATAAAAATGGAGAGATCGGAGATATTACTCCTCAATGTAATCTGGCTTTTCGTGCCCAATTTCTTCCAGAGGGTCAAGCAGTTTTGGGTTTTCTTTGAAGTGTTCTCTTACTGGTTCGAATCTGTCTATTACTTGGTCTGCTACTGCTTCTTTCAGGTCTAGTGGGTGTAGTTCGCCTGATTCAAAGTCTTCTGCCATTTCTTCGAATTTCTCGTAGTGTAGGTCTCCGCCGTATTCGTCCTTTCTTTCGACATGCAGTTCTCTGTCGGCGCCGAAGATGAAGACTTCTGCGATTTCGATGACTGGGTTATCTTCTACTTCGCCCTGTGGGCAGTATGCGTCTTCAAGTGTTTCTTGGATTCTGCTTGGGTCGGCGTGGAGTGGGAACATCGTATTTTTCTTTGATGAACTCATCTTGTCTCCTTCTCCGCTTAGAGAGCTCAAGAGAGGCCAGTGCAGGCATGTAGGCTTCTCATATCCCAGTTTCGGTAGTTTTTCTCTTGCGAGCATGTGGATCTTTCTCTGATCTATTCCGGCTACTGCCAGATCCAGGTCTAGGTGTACGATATCTAGTGCTTGCATCAGAGGGTAGACGACTTGTGATGTATAGATGCTGTCCTGTTCGGATGCTACTTCGCCCATTGCTCTTTCTCCACGGGTCACGGTTGTGTTCTGTGTCATTCGGAGGATGTCGTGGAAGTACTCTGTGCTTTCCTGGAATTCTCGTCCTTTAACATATTCTGCATCAAGTCCGCAGGCTTCAAATGTGGCTTGCCAGTAGTCGACCATGTCCTGGATCCATTCCTCATCTCCTTTCTTGTTAAGATAGGTGTGGAGGTCTGCGAATAGGATTACGGGCTGGAAGCCGGCTTTCTGTATGTCCTTCATCTTTCGGATCTGAATCCAGTGTCCGAGATGTACAGGGCCGGATGTTTCGTTGCCGATATAGGCTCTTGGCTCGTCTTTTTCTCTTAGTATTTCTTCAAGTTCTTCTTCCTGTATGATTTCCTCGGTATTTCTGAGAACCAGTTCTTTCCGTTCTTCAATATCCATGTTTTAATTCACCTGTCAGAAGGTTCGGAGAGAAGCCTTAAAGATTTAGAGCTGTGATTAGAAGATTTTGAATCAGTTGCAAACTTGCCGAAGGTAAAAACATCCACCTTTCATTGGTCTTCAAGCAGGTTTTTCTTCGTCAAAGTTAAATTTGTTTCCTGCTGCCCTAGGGAATGATTTCTGCGTCGTCTAGAATTGTTCTGGTGGTTTCTTCATCTATGAGCATGTCGTCGATTTCGTTGAAGTCGTGGACTCCGTATTCTATTGCTGCTTCTCTTAGTTCTTCGTATTTTTCGAGTGCTCTTCTGAGTTCGGTGCCTGTTACTCTTCCTTCGTATCTTGGTTCTGATCTCTGGACATTTTTGTAGTGTTCTTCCATTGCTTCTGCGGCTTCGCCAGCTTCACTCATGAGAATCCATTCGCTACTATTTTCTCTCAGCGACGCTTTTTCTGGGTCGTCCACAAATTCGGCAGTGGAAAGATCAGGATGTTGCGGTGAATCTTCCAGTTCGTCTAAAACTTCTCTACCCTCTTCGTATGCTGCCTGTGCAATGCTATCTAAGATATCGATGCATCTGGAGTAGTCTAGAGGTTCTAGCTCTTGCTGGTAAATCAATGCTACCTGCAGTTCTGAAGTAGCTGTTCCAAGTATTTCCTCTGCTTCACTCTTCCTAACTAAGATTTCATCAGAGTCCATACACTATACTGAACAGTAAATGTCTTTAATCTACAAGTTTTACTGATTCCGCATTTAAGGTTTCTTCCAGCTCTTCAGGGCTTATTTCAACGCCTATAACTCGAGAACCTGCAGCAGGTCTAACAATATCGTGTTCTAAAAGTTCTTCCTCCATGTAGACCGGTATTTCTAGGTCAAATGGTGATACGCCGCCGATTACATAGCCTGTCCGGTTCTTTACTTCTTCTGGGTCTGCCATCCTGACATTTTCTTCTCCTGTGTTTTCTCTTATCTTGTCTGTGTCTACTCTTTCGTCGCCGGGCGCTAGAACCGCTACAAGGTTTTCACCTGTTTTGAAGATCAGTGTCTTGACTATCTGGTTGATCTTAATGTCTGTGTGCTGGGCGGATTCTTCGCATGTCTCGGCTTTAGGATGGACCTTGAATTCGACATCTAATTCTTTTTCCTTGCAGAATTCTTTGACTCTGAGGATATTTTCCCGGTCTTCTTCGAAGAATTCTATGAACTGTTCTAGTTCTTCTGGTTTCTGTCTGAATGATTCTGACATATTATGAGAAATAGTTTCAAACATTTTTGTTACCATTTCCTTTCCCATGATAGAGATTGATGGTAGGAAGGGCGGTGGTCAGATGCTGAGAACAGCTTTGACGCTGAGCGCAGTGACAGGTGAAAACTTTGAACTGGAGAATATCAGAGGTTCTAGAAGCAATCCTGGACTGAAGAACCAGCACTTGGAATGCGTTAAAACTGCTGGACGACTCTGCGATGCCAAACTAGAGGGAGATCAAAAAGGTTCGGAAAGGATCGTCTTTAAGCCTGGCAACATCAGAAACGAATCTTTTACTTCGAATATAGGGACTGCTGGAAGTATTACTCTGCTTTTTGACACTGTTTTACCTGTAACAACTCAGTTTTCTGACTCCTTCAGGTTTACTGCTAAGGGCGGAACTGATGTGAAGTGGTCTCCGACGTTCAACTATTTCAAACATGTCAAACTTCCGCTTCTGAGAAAGCACGGTTTGGTAGCAGACATAGAATTAGGGGAGACAGGTTATTATCCTAAAGGAGGTGGTAAGGCAGTTTTAACTACTGAAGAATACTCTATGAGTTCGCCGGACTTAAAGGAGAGGGGAGAACTAGAAAGATTTGAGATTTACTCCAAGGCTTCGAAGGATTTAGAATCACAGGGTGTTGCTGGTCGACAAGCTGATGAAGCTGCTAAACTACTGAAAAATAATCATCTCTCCGTTCCGATAGACAAAAATATCGTTTATGAGGATGCTAAGTCCACAGGTTCATCGCTTCTTGTCAAAGCAGTGTATGAGAACTCTGTAGCTGGTTTTGATGCGGTCGGTGAGAAAGGGAAGAGATCGGAAGATGTGGCGAGAGAAGCTGTTGAAGAGTTTAAATCATTCCATGAAACAGATGCGGCCGTTGATCTCTATATGGCTGACCAGTTAATGATCTTCCTGGCTCTGGTCGGCGGGAAAGTATCTATACCTGAAGTAACGGAGCATGTTCAAACCAATCTGGAAGTGATCAGGAGCTTTGGCTTTGACTTGGAAATTGAGAAAACAGGCAAGAAAAATGTGTTGAAGAAGGTCTAGAATATTTTTTATTCGATTTCTATTTCTGTTCCTTCGTCTTCGCTTAGTTCTGCGCTGATTTCCAGT from Candidatus Nanohalobium constans includes these protein-coding regions:
- the topA gene encoding DNA topoisomerase I, with translation MQTTVMVGEKPNVASKLAQALGNYSIEENHGVKNYIVETDDEKIIIAPAVGHIFNLEQTSEGWDYPVFEVDWAPTFETSDSADYMKKYYRNLRDQCEKADEYINACDFDLEGSVIGDRVIKELGTTDESRIRRMKFSTLTPSDLEEAFDNLEDFDKGMTEAGLTRHILDFYYGINVSRALMQAVRENDRYKTLSTGRVQGPALNFLAEREREIQEFEPDPYWEIFLHNSEFRAKFHDDGDERIWEEEVADGIFSEIEGEDEAEVSNIKINNYSHKPPVPFNLTGLQKEASSQFNINPKTTQSIAQDLYEDSLISYPRTESQKLPPKIGYKNILNKLKNQENYTEKAKKVLKKDKSDNLYTKQGKKEDDAHPAIYPTGQNPGNLSKNERKVYDLIVKRFFAVFGKPAKRQSLTMTLEVNGYTFNAKSKVTKKRNWFDLYDPYVKVEEAELPELEEGEKLPVDEFEQAEKETQPPRRFSQTSIVSELEKRNLGTKATRAQVVDRLYDREFIKDDPIVVTDLGLTIAETLEEYSPEIVSEELTREFEERMESIKNQEESKEEALERARDELGETLRNFKEQEKEIGAKLVRAIDKYRDQKRKLGPCDRDDCDGTLQIIRTDNGRFVGCTEYDDCENTYPLPNNGEVTSQGEICDECGTPKIHVSRKSGNNYEMCIDPDCSTKDDW
- the serS gene encoding serine--tRNA ligase, which codes for MISIEVFRENPERIKDSQRRRGKEPGKVEEVIELDEEWREKLQELESLQQERNTVGDEIAAAKQNGEDAEEKIERMQEVKQKIQELEDRVDEVKEERDSLRYEIANLLGESVPEGDGEEDNPELRTWEPEEGKADESELAADIIERNNLLLSEKAAEVGGERAYYLTTELVQLNQALTSFALDFIKEKGFETHQTPYMLEGDAISAAVDMEAFEDQLYQVNENGRYLIATAEHALAVMKKDEVIGEGELPLKLGGFSTNFRREAGKHGKQTRGLWRVHQFEKVEQFMFTHPDNHIEHLEWMLENAEEIMQELGLPYRVVDICDGDIGDKTFKQYDIEVWRPPLGEYGEVGSYGSCIDYQANKLGTQFFEDGDRKTPYTVYATALANPRIITAIMENNQTEKGIKIPEALQSYMGGREYLEID
- a CDS encoding tyrosine--tRNA ligase, translating into MDIEERKELVLRNTEEIIQEEELEEILREKDEPRAYIGNETSGPVHLGHWIQIRKMKDIQKAGFQPVILFADLHTYLNKKGDEEWIQDMVDYWQATFEACGLDAEYVKGREFQESTEYFHDILRMTQNTTVTRGERAMGEVASEQDSIYTSQVVYPLMQALDIVHLDLDLAVAGIDQRKIHMLAREKLPKLGYEKPTCLHWPLLSSLSGEGDKMSSSKKNTMFPLHADPSRIQETLEDAYCPQGEVEDNPVIEIAEVFIFGADRELHVERKDEYGGDLHYEKFEEMAEDFESGELHPLDLKEAVADQVIDRFEPVREHFKENPKLLDPLEEIGHEKPDYIEE
- a CDS encoding aminoacyl-tRNA deacylase produces the protein MSESFRQKPEELEQFIEFFEEDRENILRVKEFCKEKELDVEFKVHPKAETCEESAQHTDIKINQIVKTLIFKTGENLVAVLAPGDERVDTDKIRENTGEENVRMADPEEVKNRTGYVIGGVSPFDLEIPVYMEEELLEHDIVRPAAGSRVIGVEISPEELEETLNAESVKLVD
- the rtcA gene encoding RNA 3'-terminal phosphate cyclase; this translates as MIEIDGRKGGGQMLRTALTLSAVTGENFELENIRGSRSNPGLKNQHLECVKTAGRLCDAKLEGDQKGSERIVFKPGNIRNESFTSNIGTAGSITLLFDTVLPVTTQFSDSFRFTAKGGTDVKWSPTFNYFKHVKLPLLRKHGLVADIELGETGYYPKGGGKAVLTTEEYSMSSPDLKERGELERFEIYSKASKDLESQGVAGRQADEAAKLLKNNHLSVPIDKNIVYEDAKSTGSSLLVKAVYENSVAGFDAVGEKGKRSEDVAREAVEEFKSFHETDAAVDLYMADQLMIFLALVGGKVSIPEVTEHVQTNLEVIRSFGFDLEIEKTGKKNVLKKV